One genomic window of Verrucomicrobiia bacterium includes the following:
- the mfd gene encoding transcription-repair coupling factor yields MNLADRDVLSRAVADPIGAVAATPAAQTLRERVESGGALSLAGVAEAAMPFVAAMIHRLFPTRTMVVVTESLKVQEQFQQDYETWSKGRDGGGAKGDTAGRTLFYPAWEILPNEEKLPHADVISDRLETLVALRRHRAGAEAPVVMTNISALLQKTLAATQLEQCTRAFKRGDSIDPMDLIEWLEDQGYEPEAQVTQRGEIALRGGIVDVYPLTSPWPVRLEFFGNDLESLRYFDPTTQISREEIPEIVLPPGGELGIMKRLVRDGARPSECIATFFDQLPADTIVLLANLTELQQHGESYVKELGADNPFFLNMAEWETRLQRGAKSVVCFGEELPLSFSGEAARVTLELESLETYRSLGDRPPEAQVAEAQRREFFQQLHRWQRQDYSMHVVCNNDGESQRFKEIWAEYGLGELKGVTIDLGALSRGFLSDEAKLAVVTDAEIFGRYKVQRPRRMKTQHAKVARSAMEINFTELEFGDYVVHLQHGIGKYLGLQVLPISGGRKRPREEQTPEVMQECLVIEYAASTTDQAPPKLYVPVTEAHLVGKYVGAGKARPQLNTLGGNRWAKAKEQAQRAVRDLAGELLTIQAARASQPGYAFGPDTPWQREFEGSFLYEETIDQVKAIDAAKKDMEVAKPMDRLICGDVGFGKTEVAIRAAFKAVMGGKQVAIMVPTTVLAQQHYRTFRERMADYPVKVELLSRFRTKKEQAKVIEDLATGAVDIVVGTHRVVQSDIVFKDLGLVVVDEEQRFGVMHKEKFKLMRKLVDVLTLSATPIPRTLHLALTGARDMSTIETPPHDRLPVETVVTQYDERMIRDAILREMQRDGQVFFLHNRVSTIDMMATKLRTLVPDARIVVGHGQMDADDLEEVMTAFVNGEADVLLSTTIIESGLDIPNANTIIIDRADRFGLSELYQLRGRVGRYKHQAYAYLMIPRHASLLSDARKRMSAIKQYSKLGSGFKIAMRDLEIRGAGNLLGAQQSGHITAVGFELYCQLLKQSVSALKGEKVKPRVEVPVRLDFLDTNPKAEAVVSGEDDEALEEESEKLPKGRVVEIVRPGLTQACIPLSYIPESQQRVDMYRKIAQVTEYAELEAVRKELRDRFGKLPEAMDLLLRVSELKVMAVERKISSIEAKEGKLMITRNNDFIMLGGKFPRLTKKAALAKVNEIKKLLLAI; encoded by the coding sequence TTGAACTTGGCTGACCGTGATGTGTTGTCCCGTGCGGTGGCCGATCCGATTGGCGCCGTTGCTGCAACTCCCGCCGCGCAGACCCTGCGTGAGCGTGTGGAGTCGGGCGGCGCATTGTCGCTTGCTGGCGTGGCGGAGGCCGCGATGCCGTTTGTGGCGGCGATGATTCATCGGCTGTTTCCCACGCGGACGATGGTGGTGGTGACGGAATCGCTGAAGGTGCAGGAGCAGTTTCAGCAGGATTATGAGACGTGGAGTAAGGGGCGAGACGGAGGAGGGGCGAAGGGCGATACGGCGGGTAGAACATTATTTTATCCGGCTTGGGAGATTTTGCCGAATGAGGAGAAACTTCCGCATGCGGATGTGATCAGTGATCGGCTCGAAACCCTAGTGGCGTTGCGGCGGCATCGGGCGGGTGCAGAAGCGCCGGTGGTGATGACGAATATTTCGGCATTGTTGCAGAAGACTTTGGCGGCGACGCAACTGGAGCAGTGCACGCGGGCGTTCAAGCGCGGGGATTCGATCGATCCGATGGATTTGATCGAGTGGCTGGAGGATCAGGGTTACGAGCCGGAGGCGCAGGTGACGCAGCGCGGGGAGATCGCCTTGCGCGGGGGCATCGTGGATGTGTATCCGCTCACGAGTCCGTGGCCGGTGCGGTTGGAATTCTTCGGCAATGACCTGGAGTCGTTGCGTTACTTTGATCCGACCACGCAGATCTCGCGCGAGGAGATTCCGGAGATCGTGCTGCCGCCGGGTGGTGAGCTGGGCATCATGAAGCGCTTGGTGCGGGATGGTGCGAGGCCATCCGAGTGCATTGCGACGTTCTTTGATCAGTTGCCAGCGGATACCATTGTGTTGCTGGCGAATCTGACGGAGTTGCAACAGCACGGTGAGAGTTATGTTAAGGAGTTGGGCGCGGATAATCCGTTCTTCCTGAACATGGCCGAGTGGGAAACTCGTTTGCAACGAGGGGCCAAGAGTGTGGTGTGTTTTGGTGAGGAACTGCCGTTGTCGTTTAGTGGGGAGGCGGCGCGCGTTACTTTGGAGTTGGAGAGCTTGGAGACGTATCGGTCGCTGGGTGATCGTCCGCCGGAGGCTCAGGTGGCGGAGGCGCAGCGGCGGGAGTTTTTCCAACAATTGCATCGCTGGCAGCGGCAGGATTACTCGATGCATGTGGTGTGCAATAACGACGGGGAGAGCCAGCGGTTTAAGGAGATTTGGGCGGAGTATGGGTTGGGTGAGTTGAAGGGCGTGACGATTGATCTCGGGGCGTTGTCGCGCGGATTCCTGAGTGATGAGGCGAAGCTGGCGGTGGTGACGGATGCGGAGATCTTCGGGCGCTACAAGGTGCAGCGGCCGCGTCGCATGAAGACGCAGCACGCGAAGGTGGCGCGCTCGGCGATGGAGATCAATTTCACGGAGCTGGAGTTTGGCGATTACGTGGTGCATCTGCAGCATGGCATCGGCAAGTATCTGGGGCTGCAAGTGCTGCCCATCAGTGGCGGGCGCAAGCGTCCGCGTGAGGAGCAGACGCCAGAGGTGATGCAGGAGTGCCTGGTGATCGAGTATGCCGCGAGCACGACGGATCAAGCACCGCCGAAGCTTTACGTACCGGTGACGGAGGCGCATCTGGTGGGCAAGTACGTGGGTGCGGGCAAGGCGCGTCCGCAACTTAACACGCTCGGAGGAAATCGTTGGGCGAAGGCGAAGGAGCAGGCGCAGCGGGCAGTGCGAGATCTGGCGGGTGAACTGCTCACCATTCAAGCAGCGCGGGCTTCGCAGCCGGGTTATGCCTTCGGGCCGGATACGCCGTGGCAACGGGAGTTCGAGGGCTCGTTCTTGTATGAAGAAACCATTGATCAGGTGAAGGCCATCGATGCGGCGAAGAAGGATATGGAGGTGGCGAAGCCGATGGACCGCTTGATCTGCGGTGACGTGGGTTTCGGCAAGACGGAGGTGGCGATCCGCGCGGCGTTCAAGGCGGTGATGGGTGGCAAGCAGGTGGCGATCATGGTGCCGACGACGGTGCTCGCGCAGCAGCATTATCGCACGTTCCGTGAGCGCATGGCGGATTATCCGGTGAAGGTGGAATTGCTCTCACGCTTCCGCACGAAGAAGGAGCAGGCGAAGGTGATTGAAGACCTGGCGACGGGCGCGGTGGATATCGTGGTGGGGACGCATCGGGTGGTGCAGAGCGATATCGTTTTCAAAGACCTTGGTCTGGTGGTGGTGGATGAGGAGCAACGTTTCGGCGTGATGCATAAGGAGAAGTTCAAGCTCATGCGCAAGCTGGTGGATGTGCTGACGCTGAGTGCGACACCGATTCCGCGCACGCTGCATCTCGCGCTTACGGGTGCGCGGGACATGAGCACCATCGAGACGCCGCCGCATGATCGTTTGCCGGTGGAGACGGTGGTAACGCAGTATGATGAGCGGATGATCCGTGATGCGATCTTGCGCGAGATGCAGCGGGATGGGCAGGTGTTCTTCCTGCATAATCGCGTGAGCACGATCGACATGATGGCGACGAAGCTCCGCACGCTGGTGCCGGATGCACGCATCGTGGTGGGGCATGGGCAGATGGATGCGGATGATCTGGAAGAGGTGATGACGGCGTTCGTGAATGGGGAGGCCGATGTGCTGCTCTCCACGACGATCATCGAGAGCGGCCTCGATATCCCGAATGCGAACACCATCATCATTGATCGCGCGGATCGGTTTGGGTTGAGCGAGCTGTATCAATTGCGGGGTCGCGTGGGGCGTTACAAGCATCAGGCGTATGCGTACCTGATGATCCCGCGGCATGCGTCGTTGCTGAGTGATGCGCGGAAACGGATGAGCGCGATCAAGCAGTATTCGAAGCTGGGCAGCGGATTTAAGATCGCGATGCGGGATTTGGAGATCCGTGGTGCGGGCAATCTCTTGGGTGCACAGCAGAGCGGGCATATCACGGCGGTGGGGTTTGAGCTTTATTGCCAGTTGCTGAAGCAAAGTGTTTCCGCGCTGAAGGGCGAGAAGGTGAAGCCGCGCGTGGAGGTGCCGGTGCGTTTGGATTTTCTGGATACGAATCCGAAGGCGGAGGCGGTGGTGAGCGGTGAGGATGATGAGGCGCTGGAGGAAGAAAGTGAGAAACTTCCGAAGGGGAGGGTGGTGGAGATTGTGCGACCGGGGTTGACGCAGGCGTGTATTCCGTTGAGTTACATCCCGGAATCGCAGCAGCGGGTGGATATGTATCGAAAGATCGCGCAGGTGACGGAGTATGCGGAGCTGGAGGCGGTGCGGAAGGAGTTGCGGGATCGCTTCGGGAAACTGCCGGAGGCGATGGATCTGTTGCTGCGCGTCTCCGAACTAAAGGTGATGGCGGTGGAGCGGAAGATATCATCCATCGAGGCGAAGGAAGGCAAGCTGATGATCACGCGGAACAATGATTTCATCATGCTAGGCGGGAAGTTTCCGAGGCTGACGAAGAAGGCGGCGCTGGCGAAGGTGAATGAGATTAAGAAGCTATTGCTGGCGATTTAG
- a CDS encoding MBL fold metallo-hydrolase, whose amino-acid sequence MPVQFTILGSGSSGNCAYLEAGETRLLIDAGFSGRQIRQRLATLGRAPEGLTGILITHEHHDHIQGLTTIAAKLNIPIYCNRDTREAIERQLETKFDCRMFITGSSFEIGEVGIDTFSVPHDAQDPVGFVLNTAVGSIGFLTDLGHATKLVVERIRRANIVVLEANHDLRLLQEDTRRPWSLKQRILSRHGHLSNDAAADVLEQIVHADLKQLYLGHLSRDCNRPEIAHKTIASRLEKVGGTHVNVTVTSQDAPAQTLTMGESVPQQSAAANPPI is encoded by the coding sequence GTGCCGGTCCAGTTCACCATTTTAGGCAGTGGTTCCAGTGGCAATTGTGCTTACTTGGAAGCGGGTGAAACGCGCCTGCTTATCGATGCCGGCTTCAGCGGACGTCAGATCCGCCAACGCCTCGCCACCCTTGGTCGCGCTCCTGAAGGTCTGACGGGCATTCTCATCACCCACGAGCATCACGACCACATCCAAGGCCTGACCACCATCGCCGCCAAACTGAACATCCCCATCTATTGCAATCGCGATACCCGGGAAGCCATCGAGCGCCAGCTCGAAACCAAATTCGATTGCCGCATGTTCATCACCGGCTCTTCCTTTGAGATTGGTGAGGTAGGCATCGACACTTTTTCCGTCCCACACGATGCCCAGGACCCGGTCGGCTTTGTGCTGAACACCGCTGTCGGCTCCATCGGCTTCCTGACTGACCTCGGCCATGCGACGAAGCTCGTCGTGGAACGCATCCGTCGCGCGAACATCGTCGTGCTGGAAGCCAACCATGATTTACGTCTGCTACAGGAAGACACGCGTCGTCCATGGAGCCTGAAGCAGCGCATCCTCAGCCGCCACGGCCATCTCTCCAATGACGCCGCGGCGGATGTTCTCGAACAAATCGTCCACGCAGATCTGAAACAACTTTACCTCGGCCACCTCAGCCGCGATTGCAATCGCCCTGAAATCGCTCATAAGACCATCGCTTCACGTTTGGAAAAAGTCGGCGGCACGCATGTTAACGTAACCGTGACCAGCCAAGATGCTCCCGCGCAAACTCTGACTATGGGTGAGAGCGTGCCGCAACAGTCGGCTGCTGCAAATCCTCCAATTTAG
- a CDS encoding formylglycine-generating enzyme family protein, protein MKKTIVYRGTAGALLGLSLVLLAGCGEAAKKPESANGASKAEPNPSDMSWTNGMVWIPAGTFSMGSENGQSDEKPVRQITVDGFWMDKTEVTNEEYEKFVKATGYVTIAERKPDPKDFPGADPAMLVAGSIVFRPPEGDVPLDNYYVWWTYIPGANWKHPEGPSSNLQGREKHPVVHVCYEDALAYCKWARKRLPTEAEWEYAARGGLDQKKYAWGDEQTPAGKWVANIWQGKFPAVNSMDDGFRTTSPVGTFPPNGYGLVDMAGNVWEWCADWYGADAYAKMPEKNPHGVSQEQSFDQNEPGVAKRVQRGGSYLCADTYCTGYRPSARMKNTPDSATSHSGFRCARTK, encoded by the coding sequence ATGAAGAAGACTATTGTTTATCGCGGGACGGCTGGCGCGTTGCTGGGGTTAAGCCTGGTTTTGCTGGCGGGTTGTGGCGAGGCGGCTAAGAAGCCGGAGTCGGCCAACGGTGCGTCGAAGGCGGAGCCCAATCCCTCGGACATGTCGTGGACGAACGGGATGGTATGGATACCGGCGGGCACTTTTTCAATGGGTTCGGAGAATGGGCAATCTGATGAGAAGCCCGTACGCCAGATCACGGTTGACGGTTTTTGGATGGACAAGACTGAGGTCACGAACGAGGAATATGAAAAATTCGTGAAAGCGACGGGGTATGTGACGATTGCCGAGCGAAAACCTGATCCTAAAGACTTTCCCGGAGCCGATCCGGCGATGCTGGTAGCTGGTTCGATAGTGTTTCGTCCGCCAGAGGGGGATGTGCCGTTGGACAATTATTACGTCTGGTGGACCTATATTCCCGGAGCAAATTGGAAGCACCCAGAAGGACCCAGCTCAAATCTGCAAGGGCGTGAGAAGCACCCGGTGGTGCATGTGTGCTATGAAGATGCACTCGCTTATTGCAAGTGGGCGAGAAAACGTCTTCCGACGGAGGCAGAATGGGAGTATGCTGCCCGCGGTGGCTTGGATCAGAAAAAATATGCTTGGGGTGACGAGCAGACGCCGGCGGGCAAGTGGGTGGCGAATATCTGGCAGGGGAAGTTTCCCGCTGTGAACTCCATGGACGACGGATTCCGCACGACTTCACCTGTGGGCACGTTTCCGCCGAATGGCTATGGGCTCGTAGATATGGCGGGCAATGTGTGGGAGTGGTGCGCGGATTGGTATGGCGCAGACGCCTACGCCAAGATGCCGGAGAAGAACCCTCATGGTGTCAGCCAAGAACAAAGTTTTGACCAAAATGAACCGGGTGTGGCGAAACGGGTGCAACGCGGAGGTTCTTACCTTTGTGCGGACACTTATTGCACGGGCTATCGTCCTAGCGCACGTATGAAGAACACGCCGGATAGCGCGACGTCTCATTCGGGATTCAGGTGTGCGAGAACGAAGTAA